In Aquimarina spinulae, a single window of DNA contains:
- a CDS encoding T9SS type B sorting domain-containing protein → MNLWIPKNSTAKRVFYICFFTVVSTNAQITVDDSAFTVEQLVEDVLIDSPCATVENISSFTGTNFGFNGIGYFESNNSGFEIDRGIILSTGNARSAIGPNGRIALSEGDDSGWGGDSDLGSVTSTVNLHNASYIQFDFVPTIDFISFDFLFASEEYTEAFPCTFSDVFAFILTDSSGNSRNLAVVPGTNTPIKVTTVNEGVDLNNDGDFVDVINQISECPPRNPNFYNRTIRPGDAAPIDFNGYTKVLTAEGSVVVGERYTIKLVIAENRDGQFDSAVFLAAGSFNIGGDLGEDRTLASGNPGCLGVPITLNATVGNNPTYTWRKNGAPLAAGDGTTLIAGGAQLEVTQNGVYNVEVNIANGCSSSDSINVEFVPPPNILNSVQLLQCDDDIDGFSLFNLSEANSLISTNAANETFSYYLTEQQAIRGDLADQITNFTAYPNPTVQNSVVYARVESITDCFRTSRIDLEVSSTQIPANFNLTYTACEANDVDPTDGVASFDFSDATPQITQLYPGGQNLTIRYYENQADALSEQNEIIDISNYRNNSSPFRATLYVRVENSAANSCLGLGEHITLIVNPFEPITFEDEYTLCLERDGQVLNLAPEDRIETGLKPSDYTFQWYTGTAPVAGNEIPGEVDTSFLPDTPGQYSVLATSIITGCEISKSTSVVTSYPPESVTAELLSGAFSDNATIEVTVVGNGTYEFRIDNREWQASNIFTGVSRGEHTVFVRDLRMCDELESKVEIVVDYPKYFTPNGDGFHDSWGITGSTNVIITQILIFNRFGKLLKDLGANGNWDGTYSGKQLPASDYWFKVRYIENGVPKVFNSNFSLIR, encoded by the coding sequence ATGAATTTATGGATACCGAAAAACTCTACTGCAAAAAGAGTTTTTTATATTTGTTTTTTTACCGTAGTATCTACTAATGCTCAGATAACGGTAGATGATAGCGCTTTCACTGTAGAACAGTTGGTAGAAGACGTTTTGATAGATAGCCCTTGTGCAACGGTAGAAAATATCTCTTCTTTCACCGGAACCAATTTTGGATTTAATGGTATAGGTTATTTTGAATCTAATAATTCTGGTTTTGAAATTGACAGAGGAATCATTTTAAGTACAGGTAATGCAAGAAGCGCAATTGGCCCAAATGGACGGATTGCATTGTCTGAAGGTGATGATTCGGGATGGGGTGGTGATAGTGATTTGGGATCAGTGACTAGTACAGTTAATTTGCATAATGCCAGTTATATCCAATTTGATTTTGTGCCGACTATAGACTTCATAAGTTTTGATTTCTTATTTGCTTCAGAAGAGTATACAGAAGCTTTTCCTTGTACATTTTCTGATGTTTTTGCTTTTATCCTTACTGATTCATCTGGAAACTCGAGAAACTTAGCGGTTGTGCCAGGTACTAATACTCCTATTAAAGTTACCACGGTTAATGAAGGAGTAGATTTAAATAATGATGGAGATTTTGTTGATGTGATTAACCAGATTTCAGAATGCCCTCCAAGAAATCCAAATTTCTATAATAGAACAATTCGACCAGGAGATGCCGCTCCTATAGATTTTAATGGATATACAAAAGTATTAACAGCCGAAGGAAGTGTAGTGGTTGGTGAGCGATATACAATTAAGTTAGTGATTGCAGAAAATCGAGATGGACAATTTGATTCTGCAGTATTTCTAGCCGCCGGAAGTTTTAATATTGGAGGAGATTTGGGAGAAGATAGAACATTAGCGTCTGGTAACCCAGGATGTCTTGGGGTGCCGATTACCCTAAATGCTACAGTAGGGAATAACCCTACCTATACCTGGAGAAAAAATGGAGCTCCTTTAGCGGCAGGTGACGGAACAACGCTTATAGCAGGAGGTGCTCAATTAGAGGTTACGCAAAATGGAGTGTATAATGTAGAAGTAAATATCGCTAATGGATGTTCATCGTCAGACTCTATTAATGTTGAATTTGTTCCTCCTCCAAATATTTTGAATTCGGTACAACTCCTGCAATGCGATGATGATATTGATGGCTTTTCATTGTTCAATTTATCTGAAGCAAATTCTTTGATATCTACTAATGCTGCAAATGAAACTTTTTCATATTATTTAACAGAACAGCAGGCTATTAGAGGAGATTTAGCAGATCAAATCACCAATTTTACAGCATATCCCAATCCAACTGTACAGAACAGTGTGGTGTATGCCAGGGTAGAATCTATAACAGATTGTTTTAGAACATCACGAATTGATCTCGAAGTTTCATCAACTCAAATTCCGGCTAATTTTAATCTTACGTATACAGCATGCGAGGCAAACGATGTTGACCCTACAGATGGGGTTGCATCATTTGATTTTAGTGATGCTACTCCTCAAATAACTCAGCTATACCCTGGTGGTCAAAATTTAACGATTAGGTATTACGAAAACCAGGCAGATGCGTTATCCGAACAAAATGAGATAATCGATATTTCTAACTATAGAAATAATTCATCTCCTTTTAGAGCTACTCTATATGTAAGAGTAGAGAATAGTGCAGCGAATTCTTGTCTAGGTTTAGGAGAGCATATTACCTTAATAGTTAACCCTTTTGAACCTATTACGTTTGAAGATGAGTATACATTATGTTTAGAAAGAGATGGGCAAGTGCTTAATCTGGCGCCCGAAGATCGTATAGAAACTGGATTAAAACCTTCAGATTATACGTTTCAATGGTATACAGGAACTGCTCCTGTAGCAGGAAACGAAATACCAGGAGAAGTGGATACTTCTTTTTTGCCAGATACTCCTGGGCAGTATAGTGTATTAGCTACAAGTATAATTACAGGATGTGAAATATCAAAAAGTACATCAGTAGTAACTTCTTATCCTCCAGAAAGTGTTACGGCAGAACTGCTATCAGGAGCTTTTTCTGATAATGCTACTATTGAAGTTACAGTGGTCGGAAATGGAACATATGAATTTAGAATAGATAATAGAGAATGGCAAGCGTCTAATATCTTTACGGGAGTTTCAAGAGGAGAGCATACCGTATTTGTAAGAGATTTGCGTATGTGCGATGAACTAGAATCTAAAGTAGAAATAGTAGTAGACTATCCAAAGTATTTTACACCTAACGGGGATGGATTTCATGACTCTTGGGGAATCACAGGAAGTACAAATGTTATAATAACTCAGATTCTAATTTTTAATAGATTTGGTAAACTCTTAAAAGATCTTGGTGCAAATGGTAACTGGGATGGAACATATAGCGGAAAACAATTACCAGCAAGTGATTATTGGTTTAAAGTGCGTTATATTGAAAATGGTGTACCAAAAGTATTTAATTCTAATTTCTCACTAATTCGATAA
- a CDS encoding 2-isopropylmalate synthase, with product MSNNKVQIFDTTLRDGEQVPGCKLNTQQKLVIAEQLDLLGVDIIEAGFPVSSPGDFTSVSEIAKIVKNATVCGLTRAVEKDIKVAAEALSYAKRPRIHTGIGTSESHIKYKFNSTQDKVIEKGVAAVKYAKSFVEDVEFFAEDAGRTDNEFLARVCEAMIKAGATVLNIPDTTGYCLPEEYGAKIKYLKENVKGIDNVIISCHCHNDLGLATANSIAGAINGARQIECTINGIGERAGNTSLEEVVMIMKQHPYLNLNTDIDSKLLYSTSQMVSDHMGMMVQPNKAIVGANAFAHSSGIHQDGVIKNRETYEIIDPEEVGVTESAIVLTARSGRAALAYRAKKVGYELSKLQLDDVYSEFLKFADRKKEVIDEDIHQIMKNTNVATVVA from the coding sequence ATGAGTAATAATAAAGTTCAAATATTCGATACCACATTAAGAGACGGAGAACAGGTCCCTGGATGTAAATTAAATACGCAACAGAAACTAGTTATTGCAGAACAACTCGACCTTTTGGGTGTAGATATTATAGAAGCAGGATTCCCTGTTTCGAGCCCGGGAGATTTTACTTCGGTAAGTGAAATAGCCAAAATCGTAAAAAATGCAACTGTATGTGGATTAACCAGAGCTGTAGAAAAAGATATTAAAGTTGCTGCAGAAGCTTTAAGTTATGCAAAAAGACCTAGAATCCATACAGGTATAGGTACTTCTGAGTCTCATATTAAATATAAATTTAATTCTACTCAAGATAAAGTAATAGAAAAAGGAGTAGCTGCAGTTAAATATGCAAAATCCTTTGTAGAGGATGTTGAGTTTTTTGCAGAAGACGCCGGGAGAACTGATAATGAATTTTTAGCTCGTGTATGCGAAGCTATGATCAAAGCTGGTGCAACTGTACTTAACATTCCTGATACAACCGGGTATTGTTTACCAGAAGAATACGGTGCTAAAATTAAATACCTTAAAGAAAATGTAAAAGGTATAGATAATGTTATTATTTCTTGCCACTGTCATAATGATTTAGGTCTTGCTACTGCAAATTCTATCGCAGGAGCAATTAATGGTGCTCGACAAATTGAATGTACAATTAACGGTATTGGTGAACGCGCAGGCAATACATCTCTAGAAGAAGTAGTTATGATCATGAAACAACATCCGTATTTAAATTTAAATACCGATATTGATTCTAAATTATTATACAGTACCAGCCAAATGGTATCTGATCATATGGGTATGATGGTACAACCCAACAAAGCAATTGTTGGGGCTAATGCTTTTGCTCATAGTTCGGGAATACACCAGGATGGAGTAATTAAAAACCGGGAGACTTATGAAATTATTGATCCCGAGGAAGTTGGAGTTACAGAATCTGCTATTGTGCTTACTGCCAGAAGTGGTAGAGCTGCACTAGCTTATAGAGCCAAAAAAGTTGGTTACGAATTATCCAAACTTCAATTAGATGATGTTTATTCAGAATTTTTGAAATTTGCAGATCGTAAGAAAGAAGTTATCGATGAAGATATTCATCAAATTATGAAAAATACTAATGTAGCTACCGTAGTAGCATAA
- the leuC gene encoding 3-isopropylmalate dehydratase large subunit has product MKKTLFDKVWDAHVVKEIQDGPQILYIDKHLIHEVTSPQAFGELEQRGIPVFRPDQIVATADHNTPTEDQHLPVKDALSRNQLEQLTKNCEKNEITLYGLGHKYNGIVHVMAPELGITQPGMTMVCGDSHTSTHGAFGTIAFGIGTSQVAQVFASQCLLLQKPKSLRVNVNGQLKPGVLPKDVILYVIAKLGTNAGTGYFCEYAGNVFEDMSMEGRMTVCNMSIEMGARGGMIAPDETTFEYIKGKEFAPTGVEFDKKVAYWKTLPTDKDAVFDKEYHFDAADIEPMITYGTNPGMGIKISENIPVEDNASFEKSLAYMNFEKGQSLVDQEVNYVFIGSCTNSRIEDFRIAANYIKGKKKANNVTAWFVPGSQLVAQQIVEEGLKDVFENAGFQLRQPGCSACLAMNDDKIPEGEYCVSTSNRNFEGRQGQGARTILASPLVAAATAIEGKIIDITKQLN; this is encoded by the coding sequence ATGAAGAAAACTTTATTTGACAAAGTATGGGATGCACATGTAGTCAAAGAGATACAAGACGGCCCACAAATATTATATATTGATAAACATCTAATCCATGAGGTTACCAGCCCACAAGCATTTGGAGAATTAGAACAACGTGGGATTCCTGTTTTTAGACCCGATCAAATTGTAGCTACTGCAGATCATAATACTCCTACAGAAGACCAACATCTTCCTGTTAAAGATGCATTATCCAGAAATCAACTCGAGCAGCTTACCAAAAATTGTGAGAAAAATGAAATTACATTATATGGGCTTGGTCATAAATATAATGGTATTGTTCATGTAATGGCACCAGAATTAGGTATTACACAACCTGGAATGACTATGGTCTGTGGTGATAGCCATACATCTACACATGGTGCATTCGGAACCATTGCTTTTGGTATAGGAACCAGTCAGGTAGCACAGGTATTTGCCAGTCAGTGTTTACTACTTCAAAAACCAAAAAGCCTTAGAGTTAATGTAAATGGGCAGTTAAAACCTGGCGTATTACCAAAAGATGTAATTTTATATGTGATCGCAAAACTTGGTACCAATGCCGGTACTGGATATTTTTGTGAATATGCTGGTAATGTATTTGAAGATATGTCTATGGAAGGCAGAATGACTGTCTGTAATATGAGTATCGAAATGGGTGCTCGTGGAGGAATGATTGCCCCAGATGAAACTACTTTTGAATATATAAAAGGAAAAGAATTTGCTCCTACAGGAGTCGAATTTGACAAAAAAGTAGCCTACTGGAAAACATTACCTACAGATAAAGATGCTGTGTTTGATAAAGAGTATCATTTTGATGCAGCAGATATAGAACCCATGATTACTTATGGTACTAATCCAGGAATGGGAATCAAAATCTCAGAAAATATACCTGTAGAAGATAATGCTTCATTCGAAAAATCTTTAGCTTATATGAATTTTGAGAAAGGACAATCTCTCGTGGATCAAGAAGTAAATTATGTTTTTATAGGAAGCTGTACTAATAGTAGAATCGAAGATTTTAGAATTGCTGCAAACTATATTAAAGGTAAGAAAAAAGCGAATAATGTAACTGCTTGGTTTGTTCCGGGATCGCAACTTGTAGCACAGCAAATCGTTGAAGAAGGATTAAAAGATGTTTTTGAAAACGCTGGATTTCAATTACGACAGCCTGGATGCTCTGCATGTCTGGCAATGAACGATGATAAAATTCCGGAAGGAGAATACTGTGTATCCACTTCTAATCGAAATTTTGAAGGACGACAAGGACAAGGTGCAAGGACAATTTTAGCAAGCCCTCTGGTTGCTGCAGCTACAGCTATAGAAGGAAAAATTATTGATATTACTAAACAATTAAATTAA
- the leuD gene encoding 3-isopropylmalate dehydratase small subunit, protein MDKFTKLTSSAIPLSIENVDTDQIIPARFLKATSRDGFGENLFRDWRFHKDGNINQDFVLNDTSYKGKILVAGDNFGCGSSREHAAWAINDFGFKVVVSSFFADIFKGNALNNGVLPVQVTPEYLQDLFNEIEKDANSQIEVDLETQKITILATGSSSTFEINPYKKTCLMNGYDDIDFLISNKAEIEEFENERI, encoded by the coding sequence ATGGATAAGTTTACCAAACTAACATCCTCTGCTATACCATTATCTATAGAAAATGTAGATACAGATCAAATCATACCAGCGCGGTTTTTAAAAGCTACTAGTCGCGATGGATTTGGAGAAAATTTATTTAGAGATTGGCGCTTTCATAAAGATGGAAATATAAATCAGGATTTTGTATTAAATGACACTAGTTATAAAGGTAAAATATTAGTTGCAGGAGATAACTTTGGGTGTGGTTCTAGTAGAGAACATGCTGCATGGGCAATCAACGACTTTGGTTTTAAAGTAGTGGTATCTAGTTTTTTTGCAGATATTTTTAAAGGAAACGCTCTTAATAACGGGGTATTACCCGTTCAAGTAACTCCAGAATACCTACAGGACTTATTTAATGAAATTGAAAAAGATGCTAATTCACAAATTGAAGTAGATCTTGAAACTCAGAAAATTACTATTCTTGCTACTGGTTCTTCTTCAACTTTTGAGATTAACCCATACAAAAAAACCTGCCTTATGAATGGCTATGATGATATTGATTTTTTAATCAGTAATAAAGCAGAAATAGAAGAATTTGAAAACGAAAGAATATAA
- the leuB gene encoding 3-isopropylmalate dehydrogenase yields MKLDIAVLSGDGIGPEVTAQAIKALEAIAHNFDHSFIFKEGLVGAIAIDKTGTPLPDETLELCVQTDAVLFGAIGAPKYDNDPSAPVRPEQGLLKLRKELGLYANIRPVKAYSTLIDKSPLKREIIEGTDISIYRELTGGIYFGEKRLSDDGNVASDLCEYSREEIERIAHLAFKAAQKRRKKLTLVDKANVLESSRLWRKVVTEIAAAYSDVTLDFLFVDNAAMQMILNPSQFDVILTENMFGDIISDEASVIGGSIGLLASASIGNTCCMFEPIHGSYPQATGKGIANPIAAILSAAMLLEHFNLLGEANAIRDAVEKALELNLTTSDLNPSNPLTTEKVGDFIADYILNPEDSNINFENIHVGQSTII; encoded by the coding sequence ATGAAATTAGATATCGCAGTATTATCAGGAGACGGTATTGGCCCAGAAGTGACCGCACAGGCTATAAAAGCATTAGAGGCAATCGCACATAACTTTGATCATTCCTTTATCTTTAAAGAAGGATTAGTAGGCGCTATTGCCATTGACAAAACCGGAACCCCATTACCAGACGAAACATTAGAACTTTGTGTACAAACAGATGCTGTTTTGTTTGGTGCAATTGGTGCTCCAAAATATGATAACGACCCTAGTGCTCCGGTTCGTCCAGAACAAGGGCTGTTAAAATTACGAAAAGAACTTGGGCTTTATGCTAATATTCGCCCTGTAAAGGCCTATTCTACCTTAATCGACAAATCACCTCTTAAACGTGAGATTATCGAAGGAACAGATATTTCTATCTACCGTGAATTAACAGGTGGTATTTATTTTGGCGAAAAAAGATTAAGTGACGATGGTAACGTTGCTTCTGATCTTTGTGAATATTCTAGAGAAGAAATTGAACGTATCGCTCATTTGGCATTTAAAGCAGCGCAAAAGCGAAGAAAAAAACTTACTCTTGTAGATAAAGCAAATGTATTAGAATCATCTCGCCTATGGAGAAAAGTAGTTACCGAAATCGCTGCTGCTTATAGCGATGTAACCTTAGACTTTTTATTTGTGGATAATGCTGCAATGCAAATGATACTCAACCCTAGTCAGTTTGATGTAATTCTTACCGAAAACATGTTTGGTGATATTATTTCTGACGAAGCTAGTGTGATTGGTGGATCTATTGGTCTCTTAGCGTCTGCTTCTATTGGAAATACATGCTGTATGTTTGAGCCTATACATGGATCTTATCCACAGGCAACAGGAAAAGGAATAGCTAATCCAATTGCTGCGATATTATCTGCCGCTATGTTATTAGAGCATTTTAATTTACTGGGAGAAGCCAATGCCATTAGAGATGCTGTAGAAAAAGCATTAGAATTAAATCTTACTACTTCTGATTTAAATCCTAGCAACCCGCTTACCACAGAAAAAGTAGGAGATTTTATTGCTGATTACATATTAAATCCTGAGGATTCTAATATCAATTTTGAGAATATACACGTAGGGCAATCTACGATTATATAA
- a CDS encoding M43 family zinc metalloprotease — MKHKLQTVISFILFCMLVSFSHAQNRCGTKLSPEEEVNFKKTISKVKTFKKTGVQSKSAATPYVIPVVFHILHNGGGSVSKADMKCRIDDVFKTINGDYNGTFPGFNQIDPRFESIKDKMNIEFIPASVDPDGNAMDTPGMDWQANANIAYGYDPNIYKYMWWGKKNKYYLDVVVVDAPNEKGGTNGSGHAFLPIQDVIPHVTYNWRYVGSTCGSQSAPGFEKVMTHEFGHYFGLRHTFYESCDVTNDGIDDTPPTTQAEGCERDKLNNCGVYANLENHMDYNTSCQNMFTKGQVSAMTYWLEDSTEALYSRRLLWQDSNLSSVGILKRTPIADFASDYTAVCNGASITFEDLSLGLPTSWQWQFEGGSPSTSAEKNPVIRYDNSGIYKVRLIASNDSGQNTEEKTSYIYINQKTSSGLSENFQGQFPPTEWDIINPDKGFGWEKRSDAGNGDSSSIIMNNSDNAIVGEEDFLRLPYYDFSSAKNSQMYFDLAYTKFDDASPDKLKVQVSKDCGNSWTDVYSKTHTELETKSVTTGLSNGWTPKQESDWRKEVIDLSAYDGESEVTIRFMNISGYGTRIWIDNINILINNDTTPVSDFYSNKRVSNCNSTEISFKDVSVGNPTSWNWTFEGATPSSSTDKNPKVTYNNPGSYNVSLTTSNANGTGNTVAKNAYITVTNPTKNSFTEGFEGSFPPSGWEIIDNDGELAWEKSNAAGRNSSSCMIMNNTDNEEIGEIDEIILNPIDMSGGETTFSFDLAYTKFDNDSKDKLRILVSTNCGSSWTEVYSKTHTELETVATTDDPDTWINEINLWVPTQDSHWRTENVSLSQFSGKENVLIKLENTSGYGTRIWIDNLKFDIENSSGNNLSAPTGLVASNVSETSLTLSWDPAPSNEQVVGYDIYQDNAIATSVTGTSANITGLTANTAYQYKIKAKDASGNTSEFSNIVNVTTSSEPSPTCTDGIQNGDETGIDCGGSCEPCNPSSYCSSNGSNPNDEYISRIQLGNIDKTSTAGNGGYSDFTSESTPLPKGVAQTITITPTWSSTVYSEGYSVWIDYNQDGDFEDSGEQVFSKSPSKDTSIKGEFTVPGGAKNGNTRMRVSMAYNKIPDTCETFDYGEVEDYTVSIEGATSNPTCTDGIQNGDETGVDCGGSSCSPCNNTDGIVYVDIEDLTVTSSNTWEFFRIEVGDNRDYGAWYTSNSVRLVTYDKDIVCQGNEGNITLIGEGEGIDGSDNFIAKSNSYTISSSSYTTWNGKSGFIGFTFKINGNTHYGWFHISVASNGLSYTILDYAYNKKPNEIIYTRSSNAINSIANKGISENKTFTSPNPFTNTFVINTSKLDKTNITVKVFDIHGKLLIQEEYTKNPRSIILGSELKMSGIYFVQVQTNSKMETLRILKY; from the coding sequence ATGAAACACAAACTCCAAACAGTAATCTCCTTCATACTATTTTGTATGTTGGTAAGCTTTAGCCATGCGCAAAACAGATGTGGCACAAAATTATCGCCCGAAGAAGAAGTTAATTTTAAAAAAACAATCAGTAAAGTAAAGACGTTTAAAAAAACTGGGGTACAGAGTAAATCTGCTGCAACTCCATATGTTATCCCTGTAGTATTTCATATTTTACATAACGGAGGAGGCTCTGTTAGTAAAGCAGACATGAAATGTAGAATTGATGATGTCTTTAAAACAATTAATGGAGATTATAACGGTACATTCCCTGGGTTTAATCAAATCGACCCCAGATTCGAATCTATTAAAGATAAAATGAATATTGAATTTATACCGGCCTCTGTAGATCCTGATGGAAATGCGATGGATACCCCCGGTATGGATTGGCAAGCTAATGCTAATATTGCATATGGTTATGACCCTAACATTTATAAATATATGTGGTGGGGCAAAAAAAACAAATACTATTTAGACGTAGTTGTTGTAGATGCTCCTAATGAAAAAGGAGGTACCAATGGGTCAGGACATGCCTTTCTTCCTATTCAGGATGTAATACCTCATGTAACTTATAATTGGAGGTATGTTGGTAGTACCTGCGGATCACAATCTGCACCTGGATTTGAAAAAGTAATGACTCACGAATTTGGTCACTATTTTGGATTAAGACATACATTTTATGAAAGTTGTGATGTTACTAATGATGGAATCGATGACACTCCCCCAACCACACAAGCAGAAGGATGTGAAAGAGATAAACTAAATAATTGTGGTGTATATGCGAATCTTGAGAATCATATGGACTATAATACCAGTTGCCAGAATATGTTCACAAAAGGGCAAGTAAGTGCGATGACTTATTGGTTAGAAGATAGTACTGAAGCACTATATTCCAGACGTTTACTTTGGCAGGATAGTAATTTAAGCTCTGTAGGAATACTTAAAAGAACTCCAATAGCAGATTTTGCAAGCGATTACACAGCTGTTTGTAATGGGGCATCTATTACTTTTGAAGACCTTTCATTAGGCTTACCTACTTCTTGGCAATGGCAATTCGAAGGAGGATCACCATCAACATCTGCAGAAAAAAATCCTGTAATACGATATGATAATTCTGGAATATACAAAGTTCGACTGATTGCAAGTAATGACTCTGGACAAAACACAGAAGAAAAAACCAGTTATATCTATATAAATCAAAAAACATCATCGGGACTGTCAGAAAATTTTCAAGGACAATTCCCTCCTACAGAGTGGGATATTATTAATCCTGATAAAGGATTTGGTTGGGAAAAAAGAAGTGATGCCGGAAATGGAGACAGTTCTAGTATTATAATGAATAACTCTGATAATGCTATTGTAGGAGAAGAAGATTTTCTTAGATTACCATATTATGATTTCTCTTCGGCAAAAAATAGTCAGATGTATTTTGATCTTGCCTACACAAAGTTTGATGATGCCAGTCCCGACAAATTGAAAGTACAAGTATCTAAAGATTGCGGAAACTCATGGACAGATGTTTATTCTAAAACACATACAGAATTAGAAACCAAAAGTGTAACCACTGGCCTTTCTAACGGTTGGACTCCTAAACAAGAATCTGATTGGAGAAAAGAAGTCATTGACCTTAGTGCTTATGATGGTGAATCTGAAGTAACCATTAGGTTTATGAATATATCGGGATACGGAACCAGAATATGGATAGACAATATTAATATCTTAATTAATAACGATACCACTCCGGTTTCTGACTTTTATTCTAACAAAAGAGTTTCTAATTGTAATAGTACCGAAATCTCTTTTAAAGATGTTTCTGTAGGAAATCCTACTTCATGGAATTGGACATTCGAAGGAGCCACTCCTTCATCTTCGACAGATAAAAATCCTAAAGTAACCTATAACAATCCGGGGTCTTACAACGTATCCCTTACGACAAGTAATGCTAATGGCACTGGTAATACAGTGGCAAAAAATGCATACATAACGGTTACAAATCCAACAAAAAACTCTTTTACAGAAGGGTTTGAAGGGAGTTTCCCGCCATCTGGATGGGAAATCATAGATAATGACGGAGAATTAGCCTGGGAAAAAAGTAATGCTGCAGGTCGAAACTCTTCTTCTTGTATGATTATGAATAATACAGATAACGAAGAAATAGGAGAAATAGATGAAATTATTCTTAACCCTATAGATATGTCTGGTGGTGAAACTACCTTTTCTTTTGATTTGGCGTATACCAAATTTGATAATGACAGTAAAGATAAATTAAGAATATTGGTGTCTACCAATTGCGGAAGCTCCTGGACAGAAGTATATTCAAAAACCCATACAGAGTTAGAGACCGTAGCAACAACAGACGATCCCGATACCTGGATTAATGAAATTAACCTGTGGGTACCCACACAAGATTCACATTGGAGAACAGAGAATGTATCATTATCTCAATTTAGCGGAAAAGAAAATGTATTGATCAAATTAGAAAATACATCTGGATACGGAACTAGAATTTGGATTGATAATCTGAAATTCGATATTGAAAATTCTAGTGGAAACAATTTATCAGCACCAACAGGATTAGTGGCATCTAATGTGTCAGAAACATCATTAACGCTGTCCTGGGACCCTGCTCCAAGCAACGAACAAGTAGTTGGCTATGATATATATCAGGACAATGCCATCGCTACATCTGTAACAGGAACATCTGCAAATATTACAGGATTAACTGCAAATACAGCATATCAATATAAGATAAAAGCTAAAGATGCATCAGGTAATACTTCTGAGTTTAGCAATATCGTAAACGTTACTACTTCTAGCGAACCAAGCCCTACTTGTACAGATGGGATTCAAAATGGAGATGAAACCGGAATAGACTGCGGAGGCTCTTGTGAACCATGTAACCCTTCGTCTTATTGTTCTTCTAATGGAAGTAATCCTAATGATGAATACATTAGCCGTATACAATTAGGAAATATTGATAAAACTTCTACAGCAGGGAATGGTGGGTATAGTGATTTTACATCAGAGTCTACACCACTACCAAAAGGAGTAGCTCAAACGATTACGATTACTCCAACATGGTCATCAACTGTGTACTCAGAAGGATACAGTGTATGGATTGATTACAATCAAGATGGAGATTTCGAAGATTCTGGTGAACAAGTATTTAGTAAAAGCCCTTCAAAAGACACTTCAATAAAAGGAGAGTTTACTGTACCAGGTGGAGCAAAAAATGGAAATACGAGAATGAGAGTATCTATGGCATACAATAAAATACCTGATACTTGTGAAACATTTGATTACGGTGAAGTTGAAGACTATACCGTTTCTATAGAAGGAGCAACATCTAACCCTACTTGTACCGATGGTATCCAAAATGGAGATGAAACCGGGGTAGATTGCGGTGGAAGCTCTTGCTCCCCATGTAATAATACCGATGGAATTGTTTATGTAGATATCGAAGATCTTACAGTTACTTCATCTAATACCTGGGAGTTTTTCCGTATCGAAGTTGGTGATAATAGAGATTATGGCGCCTGGTACACTAGTAATTCGGTACGATTAGTTACATATGATAAAGATATTGTATGCCAAGGAAATGAAGGTAATATAACTCTAATTGGTGAAGGTGAAGGAATTGATGGTTCTGATAATTTTATAGCAAAATCAAACAGCTATACTATAAGTTCGTCTTCTTATACAACTTGGAATGGTAAATCAGGATTTATTGGATTTACCTTTAAGATAAATGGAAATACACATTATGGATGGTTTCATATATCTGTAGCTAGTAATGGTTTATCTTATACAATACTGGATTATGCATATAACAAGAAACCAAATGAGATCATTTATACCCGATCTTCAAATGCAATAAATAGCATAGCAAACAAAGGAATTTCTGAAAACAAAACATTCACATCTCCTAATCCCTTTACTAATACTTTTGTGATTAACACTTCAAAACTTGACAAAACTAATATCACGGTTAAAGTATTTGATATACATGGAAAACTTCTGATACAAGAAGAATATACAAAAAACCCTAGATCTATAATTTTAGGAAGTGAGCTTAAAATGTCTGGGATTTATTTTGTTCAGGTACAAACAAATTCAAAAATGGAAACATTAAGAATTCTTAAGTACTAA